The genomic stretch CTCCCGCAGGCGTCCGTAGCGGCGCGCCTTCGCCGCCTGACGCTTGAGCGCATTGATCTGCCGCGCGACCTCGACGACGATGTCGTTGACCCGGAGCAGGTTCGCGTGCGTCGCCTCGAGCTTCAGCTCGGCGAGGCGCCGCTTGTGCTTGAACCCGGCGACTCCGGCGGCCTCCTCGATGATGAGGCGCCGCTCCTTCGGCTTCGCGTTCAGGATCTGGTCGATCCGGCCCTGCTCGATCGTGGCGTAGGTCTGGGCGCCGACTCTCTCGTCGCGGAGGAGATCCTGGATGTCGCGCAGGCGGGTCTTCGCCCCATTCAGGAGGTAGTCGCTCTCGCCGCTCCGGAACAGGCGCCGGGTGATCGCAATGCGCGGCTTCTCGCCCTCGCCGTTGGTCTTCCCCGCGAGGTGGAGGGAGACCTCGGCCATCCCCTGCGCCTTCCGGCCCTCGCTGCCGTTGAAGATGACGTCCTGCATGCTCGAGCCGCGCAGCATCTTCGCGCTCTGTTCGCCGAGCACCCAATTGATCGCGTCGCCGATGTTCGACTTGCCGCAGCCGTTCGGCCCGACGACCGCCGTGATCCCTTCGGGGAAGACGACCTCGGTCGTGTCCGAGAACGACTTGAACCCCGAAATCTGCATCTTTTCGATCTTCAGCATCGTGTTACCCGCCGTTGCGTTGAAACTATACAACGCGACCGCAATATTGAGGGGCGCAATTCGACGCCCTCCCCCATATCTTGTGGAGCCGCGGACGCTTCAGCGGTTGCGCGCGATCAGAAGATCCGGGACCGCCGCCAGAGCCCGCTTCGCCGGCCCGTCGGAGAACCCGCCGAGGCGCGACACCGCGAGCGCCGCGTGCTCCCGCGCGCGGGACGCCGCACGGTCGAGCGCCCCCGTGGAGCGGAGGAGCGCCGTGAGCTCGTCCCGCTCCTCGGATCCCGCCTCGCCGCTCACGATGCGCGCTGCGAGCTCGTACCCGCGCTTCGAGCCGCTCGCGAGGAGATCCAGGACGGGGAGGGTCGCCTTCCCTTCCCTGAGATCGCTCGCGATCGGCTTCCCCATGACCTCGGTGCTTCCGGTGAAGTCGAGGATGTCGTCGACGATCTGGAAGGCGAGGCCGATGTGCAGGCCGTAATCGCGGAGCGCGTCTTCCGCGGCCTCGTCGACGCCAGAGAGGATCCCGGCGAGCTCGCAACACCCGCCGAAGAGCACCGCCGTCTTTCTCTCGATCAGGTCGAGGTACTCGGGCATCGTGAGATCGAGCCGGCCGGCGTAGCGCGTCTGGATCATCTCGCCTTCGGTCATCCGGAGCGTGATCCAGGCGAGGCGCTCCATGACCCTGAGGCTTCCCGCCGACAGCGCCATCTCCATCGCCTTCGCATAGAGATAGTCGCCGAAGAGCACGGTGACGGTGTTGCCCCAGCGGTGATGGACCGAGGGACGGCCGCGGCGGGTCTCCGCGGCGTCGATGACGTCGTCGTGGATGAGCGTCGCGGAGTGGATGAACTCGAGCACGGTCGCGAGCACGACGTCGTGCGCCCCCCGGTAGCCGCAGAGGTCGGCGCTCAGGAGGTGGAGGATCGGCCGGACCCGCTTGCCGCCGCCCGTTTTGACGAAATCGCCGATCTCGTCGACGATCGCGACCGGCGACGCCAGGGAATCGCGGAAGAGCATCTCGACGCGGTCGAGGCGCGCCGACACCCCGGAGACGATGTCCTCCGCCGAGACGGGCTCGTGGGTCGCGCGCTCCTTCAGGCTGAACAACCCGGCGGCCCTGCTCACGTCTCCTCCGAAATTGGGCGGGATGGTAGCACTGTCACGGGTCGGCGACGATTTCCGTCCCAGGCGGCGGCTCGAACGCGAAGATGCCGTCCGGCAGCTTGCCGTTGCGCTTCGCTTGGGAGAAGACGTAGCTCGTGCGGTTGCCCATCTCGTCGAGGACGATCGCGCCCGCGATCGCGCAGTCCCCGCGGTGAAGGCTGAGGACCACCTCCGACACCGCCGCCGCCGCGCCGCGGGGAATCAGCTTGAGGGCCAGATCCCCCGGCGCCTCCTGAGGCGGCGGCACGAGCGTCGCTTCGAACAGTTCGACGAGCCGCCCGTTCCCCGCGAGCAGCTTCGGAAAGAGACCCGCCTCGTCGCTCAGGACCCCGCGCCGGAGCTGGCGATCATCCTCGAGGTAGAGCTCGGTGGAGCGTCCGACGAGGAGCGCGATCTTCCGGTCGGGGTCGAGGTAATCCCATCGGATCTTGCCCGGCCGCTCGAGGTAGAGACGCCCGGTCTCGGTCGTCTGGGCCCCGAGCGCCCCCGACAGTAGCGACTGGCGGAAGCGCGCCTCGAACGTCTTGGTGCCGTCGAGCCACGCCTGCAGGCCGCGAACGGCGGTGGGGAGGTCGGCGGGCGGCGCTGCGGCATGCACGGCCGCGAAAACGAGCATCGCGATCGGAACGACGATTCGGGCGGCGCCGCGCATGGCTCGACAGTTTACAGTTCACAGTTCACGGTTCACAGTTCACAGTTCACAGGTCACAGCCGGAGGAGGCCGCGATGCCGCTCGGAGCCGTGCTTCTGTTCCTCGCCGCAGCGCCGAAAGCCGCGCCGCCGAAGAACGACCTCGACCCGGTCGTCGTGGAGGCCGTTCGCCTCTACGACCAGGGAAACTACGAGGACGCCAAGCGCGATCTGGAAGGGCTCGACGCCGCCGGCGCCGCCGATGGGCCCCTCCTCTATCGCCTCTTCTTCTGCCAGCGCGCGACGGGAAACGAAGAGGCGGCCCAAGCCGCTCTCAAGCGCGCCGCGACCGCGCTCGAGGCCGAACTGCCGCACGCGACGAGCCTCGACACGCCGTTCTACCTCGCGAATGCCTACGCGAACCTCAACCGGACGGCCGAGGCCGGGAACGTCGCGCGGTCCGCGATCGACAGCGTCGAGAAGAAGAAGCTCAAGGTTCCCGAGACGCCGATCGGCCTCTTCCAGCTCGGCAAGCTCTATCAGGACGCGGGGCGCGCCGGCGACGCCTCGAGCTACTACACGAAGGCGCTCGCGGGCTTCGACCTCAAGGACGGACGGTACGCCGGGAACGCGCGCTGGGCCCTGCGCTACGTCGGCAACACCGCGTTCGCGCGCGGCGACTTCAAGGCGTCCGAGGATGCGTTCGCGAAGCTCACCGCGATGGGAGGTGCGCTCCCCGCGGACTGGAGCGCGCTCGCGACCGCGCGCGTCCGCTCGGGCCGGTATGCCGATGCGTCCGTGGCGTGGAAGTCGGCGGTGAAGCTCGACCCGGCCAACGCGGACGACGCCAACTACAGCGGCCGTCTCGCCGACGTCGCGTCGAGGATCGGTCCCCTTCCCGCCGCGGACGGCACGGGCGCCGCGTTCGCCGGCATGCCGCAGACCGGCCTCGAGGCGGTCTTGAAGGATCAGGCCGCGGCGGCGCGGGCGCTCCGGACCCAGGCCGACGGCGCGATGCATGCCGGCGGCGCCGCGAAGCCGCTCGACAAGAAGCTGCGCGCCGAGCTGGACGGCAAGCTCCTCGCCGCGCGGAAGATCTTCGTCGCCGCGGGGCTCGAGTACAGCGTGCGGCACCTGCCGATCCGGGAAACGGCGTTCCGCGAGGGGTACGCGGTGCTCATCTTCCAGGACAGCGAGTGGACGCTCCCGGCCGACCCGTCATAGCTCGTCGGCGAGATCGCCCAGGAGCGGCACCTTGAACCGCTCCCCTTCGAGCGCGCGGACGATGCAGAGGAAGACGACGAGCACGACGCCGAGACCGGTCAACGCGGCGGTCCCCTCGAAGAGAGCGCCGAGCAGCGCCCACAGCTTCGCGCGAATGAGCAGATAGATCCCCCGCGCGACGATCCAGAGCCCCGCCACGGTGAGGGAGAGCAGCACGCCCTGCTTCGCGTGCCATTTGACGAACTCCTTGCGCCCCGCGACGAGGGAGAAGAGTCCGAGCGGCCCGAGGTAGGCGAACACGAGCAGCAGCCGGTCCTGATCGGTCAATTCCTGCGTCAGATGCGTCTGCTCCACGCCCGGGTTTATAACACGCCGGCCTGTATACTTCGCGCGCCCATGCAGGACGCGGCGACCGTCACCCCGATGTTCCGGCAGTACCGCGCGCTCAAGGGGGAGAACCCCGGCGCGATCCTCCTGTTCCGCATGGGCGATTTCTACGAGATGTTCTTCGAGGACGCGGAGGTCGCGTCCAAGACCCTCGAGCTGACGCTCACCGCGCGCGGCAAGGGGACCGCGAACGTCGCTCCGATGTGCGGCTTCCCGCATCACCAGCTCGACGGCTACGCGGCGCGGCTCGTGCGCTCGGGACATCGCGTGGCGGTCTGCGAGCAGGTCGAGGACCCCAAGACGGCGAAGGGGCTCGTCCGCCGCGAGGTGGTGCGCGTCGTCACACCGGGGACGATCGACGACCCGGGCGTGGTCCCGCCTCACGCCAACGTCTGGATCGCGGCCACCGCGGCGTTCGACCGGCGCGTCGGCGCGGCGTTCCTCGACGCGTCGACCGGGGAGTTCCTCGCCTGGGAAGCCGACGGTCCCGGCGCATGGGAGGCGTGGCGCGAGCGCATGGAGGCGTTCGGCCCGCGAGAGATCGTCCGGCCCGACGACCTCGCGTGGCCGGAGAACGCGCGCGGTGCCGTCGACTGCCCCGACTCTCCGATCGACGCGTACCCATTCGGACCGTCGGTCGCGGGGGAGATCCTCAAGCGGCATTTCAGCGTCGCCTCGCTCGACGGCTACGGCCTGAGCGCGAAGCCCGCCGCTACCGCGGCGGCAGGCGGCCTCCTCACCTACGTGCGCGACACGATGCGCAGCGGCCTCGCGCACGTCGACGGTCTCGCCTACCACGACCCCGCGCTCCATCTCGTCATCGACGCCGCGAGCGCGCGCAACCTCGAGATCGAGCGCAGCCTGCGGGACGGGGCGCGCGCCGGTTCGCTCGTGGGAGCGGTCGATCGCACCGTCACCGCTCCCGGTGCGCGGCTCCTCCGGAGCTGGCTCGCAGCACCGCTCCGCGATCCGGCAGCGATCCGGGAACGGCACGAGGCGGTCGAGGAGCTGGCCGTGCACCCGCGCCTGCGCGCCGAAGTCCGGTCGGCGCTCGACGGGACGCACGACATCGAGCGCCTGCTCGCCCGCGCCGTCGCCGGGACGGCGGGTGCCCGCGATCTCCTGGCGCTCGCCGCGTCGCTCGAGCGCCTGCCGGCGCTCGTCGGCGCGTTGGCGCCGGCGTCGTCGCCGCTCCTTCGGGAGATCGCGGCCGCCGATCCCTGCGCCGCCATCGCCCTTCGCCTTCGCTCGGGTCTCGCCGACGACCCGCCCGCGGGCTTGCGTGAAGGCGGCCTCATCAAGGACGGACACGACGTGGAGCTCGACGAGCTGCGCGCGATCCGCCGCGACGGGCGCGAGAGCATCGCGGCGATCGAGACCCAAGAGCGCGAGGCCTCCGGGATCGCATCGCTCAAGGTGCGCTACAACCGGATCTTCGGCTACTCGATCGAGGTCTCGAAGGCCAACCTCCACCTCGTCCCGCCCCACTACGAGCGCAAGCAGACGATCGCCGGAGGCGAGCGCTTCGTGACGGCCGATCTCAAGAGCTACGAGGCGAAGGTCCTCGGCGCGCAGGAGCGGATCGAGGGGCTCGAGTACGAGCTGTTCGTCGCGCTACGCCAGGAGGCGGCCGCCGCCGCGCATCCGCAGAAGGCCGCAGCGCGGGCCGCCGCGCGGGCCGACGCGATCGCCTCGTTCGCCGAGCTCGCGGTCGAACGCGATTACCGCCGGCCGCGGCTCGTCACCGGTCCGTCCCTCACGATCGTCGGCGGCCGGCACCCGGTCGTCGAGCAGACGCTCATGGACGGCCCGTTCACACCGAACGACACGCGCCTCGAGGAGGGCGGAGGCGCGATCGCGATCCTGACCGGCCCGAACATGGGCGGGAAATCGACCTACCTACGCCAGGTCGCGCTCATCGTGCTCCTCGCGCAGTCGGGCTCGTTCGTGCCGGCCGAGGACGCCGAGATCGGCCTCGTCGACCGGATCTTCTGCCGCGTCGGCGCCTCGGACAACCTCGCCGAGGGGCAGAGCACGTTCATGGTCGAGATGGCCGAGACGGCGAACATCCTCCACCACGCGGGCCCGGGTAGCCTCGTGCTCTTGGACGAGATTGGACGCGGCACCGCGACCTTCGACGGGCTCGCGATCGCGTGGTCGGTCGTCGAGCATCTCCGGCAGATCCCGGGCGGCGCCCCCCGAACCTTATTCGCGACGCACTACCACGAGCTCACCGAGCTGGCCTCGCTCTTCCCCGACGTCGTCAACTTGCGCATGGCGGTGCGCGATTGGGGCGAACGCGTGCTCTTCACGCACCGGGTCGAGAGCGGAGCGGCCGACCGTT from Candidatus Polarisedimenticolaceae bacterium encodes the following:
- a CDS encoding polyprenyl synthetase family protein translates to MSRAAGLFSLKERATHEPVSAEDIVSGVSARLDRVEMLFRDSLASPVAIVDEIGDFVKTGGGKRVRPILHLLSADLCGYRGAHDVVLATVLEFIHSATLIHDDVIDAAETRRGRPSVHHRWGNTVTVLFGDYLYAKAMEMALSAGSLRVMERLAWITLRMTEGEMIQTRYAGRLDLTMPEYLDLIERKTAVLFGGCCELAGILSGVDEAAEDALRDYGLHIGLAFQIVDDILDFTGSTEVMGKPIASDLREGKATLPVLDLLASGSKRGYELAARIVSGEAGSEERDELTALLRSTGALDRAASRAREHAALAVSRLGGFSDGPAKRALAAVPDLLIARNR
- a CDS encoding outer membrane lipoprotein carrier protein LolA, encoding MRGAARIVVPIAMLVFAAVHAAAPPADLPTAVRGLQAWLDGTKTFEARFRQSLLSGALGAQTTETGRLYLERPGKIRWDYLDPDRKIALLVGRSTELYLEDDRQLRRGVLSDEAGLFPKLLAGNGRLVELFEATLVPPPQEAPGDLALKLIPRGAAAAVSEVVLSLHRGDCAIAGAIVLDEMGNRTSYVFSQAKRNGKLPDGIFAFEPPPGTEIVADP
- the mutS gene encoding DNA mismatch repair protein MutS; the encoded protein is MQDAATVTPMFRQYRALKGENPGAILLFRMGDFYEMFFEDAEVASKTLELTLTARGKGTANVAPMCGFPHHQLDGYAARLVRSGHRVAVCEQVEDPKTAKGLVRREVVRVVTPGTIDDPGVVPPHANVWIAATAAFDRRVGAAFLDASTGEFLAWEADGPGAWEAWRERMEAFGPREIVRPDDLAWPENARGAVDCPDSPIDAYPFGPSVAGEILKRHFSVASLDGYGLSAKPAATAAAGGLLTYVRDTMRSGLAHVDGLAYHDPALHLVIDAASARNLEIERSLRDGARAGSLVGAVDRTVTAPGARLLRSWLAAPLRDPAAIRERHEAVEELAVHPRLRAEVRSALDGTHDIERLLARAVAGTAGARDLLALAASLERLPALVGALAPASSPLLREIAAADPCAAIALRLRSGLADDPPAGLREGGLIKDGHDVELDELRAIRRDGRESIAAIETQEREASGIASLKVRYNRIFGYSIEVSKANLHLVPPHYERKQTIAGGERFVTADLKSYEAKVLGAQERIEGLEYELFVALRQEAAAAAHPQKAAARAAARADAIASFAELAVERDYRRPRLVTGPSLTIVGGRHPVVEQTLMDGPFTPNDTRLEEGGGAIAILTGPNMGGKSTYLRQVALIVLLAQSGSFVPAEDAEIGLVDRIFCRVGASDNLAEGQSTFMVEMAETANILHHAGPGSLVLLDEIGRGTATFDGLAIAWSVVEHLRQIPGGAPRTLFATHYHELTELASLFPDVVNLRMAVRDWGERVLFTHRVESGAADRSYGIHVARLAGVPRPVVERAAEILASLDDDGAGAARAPKSTRASWQNAAAARRKGPRLFPVEPEVGARDEDAAEILEALRLQDASRLTPLEALGLIDAWSRKLRR